In Nocardioides cavernae, a single genomic region encodes these proteins:
- a CDS encoding ABC transporter permease has protein sequence MSTTSGGPAVLRAVRLGLHRGWTEFMLSLRSSQDQWFYLFTAFLAVGYLYLRRDTPVDDTGLLLPSVALPSILAGLIAFGLVIGPAYSLAMEKEDGTLLRAKAVPNGLTGYFSGQLLFHSASLVPQTIAVLVPSFLLFEDLMSHPSGWFTVGWVTVLGLLALLPIGMMIGAVVPGVQKVGMWGMLPVMALAGISGIFYPVQALWGWVQVVAQVFPMYWLGLGMRSAFLPDSYVAAEIAGSWRTWQTVVVLGAWAIVGAVVAPALLRRMARRQSGSTVAAAREAATQWVK, from the coding sequence ATGTCCACGACCTCCGGCGGGCCCGCCGTGCTGCGCGCCGTACGCCTCGGGCTGCACCGCGGGTGGACCGAGTTCATGCTGAGCCTGCGGAGCTCGCAGGACCAGTGGTTCTACCTCTTCACGGCGTTCCTCGCGGTCGGTTACCTCTACCTGCGACGTGACACCCCGGTCGACGACACGGGACTCCTGCTGCCGTCGGTGGCCCTGCCCAGCATCCTGGCCGGGCTCATCGCGTTCGGCCTGGTGATCGGGCCGGCCTACAGCCTGGCGATGGAGAAGGAGGACGGCACGCTCCTGCGCGCCAAGGCGGTGCCCAACGGCCTCACGGGCTACTTCTCCGGACAGCTGCTGTTCCACTCCGCCAGCCTCGTCCCGCAGACGATCGCCGTCCTCGTCCCGAGCTTCCTGCTCTTCGAGGACCTCATGTCGCACCCCAGCGGCTGGTTCACCGTCGGGTGGGTGACGGTCCTGGGCCTGCTCGCCCTGCTTCCCATCGGCATGATGATCGGCGCGGTCGTGCCCGGGGTGCAGAAGGTCGGCATGTGGGGGATGCTGCCGGTCATGGCGCTCGCCGGCATCTCCGGCATCTTCTACCCCGTGCAGGCGCTCTGGGGCTGGGTGCAGGTGGTGGCGCAGGTGTTCCCGATGTACTGGCTGGGCCTCGGGATGCGCTCAGCGTTCCTGCCCGACAGCTATGTCGCCGCGGAGATCGCCGGCTCCTGGCGCACCTGGCAGACCGTGGTCGTCCTGGGTGCCTGGGCGATCGTCGGCGCCGTCGTCGCGCCGGCGCTCCTGCGCCGCATGGCGCGGCGCCAGTCCGGGTCGACGGTCGCAGCGGCCCGCGAAGCGGCGACGCAGTGGGTCAAGTGA
- a CDS encoding helix-turn-helix transcriptional regulator — protein sequence MSDTVHNRIVLLRAEQGVSRRQLADALGVHYQTVGYLERGENSPSLDLALRIAAFFGVPVEAVFSLAPFPRVSDQTGREA from the coding sequence GTGAGCGACACCGTGCACAACCGGATCGTGCTGCTCCGTGCCGAGCAGGGAGTCTCGCGACGGCAGCTGGCGGACGCCCTCGGTGTGCACTACCAGACCGTGGGCTACCTCGAGCGCGGCGAGAACAGCCCCAGCCTCGACCTCGCGCTCCGGATCGCCGCGTTCTTCGGCGTGCCCGTCGAGGCGGTGTTCTCGCTGGCTCCGTTCCCACGCGTCAGCGACCAGACGGGCCGCGAAGCCTGA
- a CDS encoding acVLRF1 family peptidyl-tRNA hydrolase — protein sequence MPSVLVPAARWERWVANFATGHGGADLAVVDGELRGAAVDGSHFTARLPFAGAYDGPPDAGDFAAAAEARGEWGVLLVRKGGFAVARMGGSTLVEHKIGQRHVQGRTKAGGQSQQRFARRRDNQARQAYEAAADHAARILGGVRLVVTGGDHTAVDAVLTDQRLSSVTVVDPWLAVPDPRRAVLDKAILDAQALAVDVTNA from the coding sequence GTGCCGTCCGTCCTGGTCCCCGCCGCGCGCTGGGAGCGGTGGGTCGCCAACTTCGCCACCGGCCACGGCGGTGCGGACCTCGCGGTCGTCGACGGAGAGCTCCGCGGCGCGGCGGTCGACGGCTCCCACTTCACGGCTCGGCTTCCCTTCGCTGGTGCGTACGACGGCCCGCCCGATGCCGGCGACTTCGCGGCCGCAGCCGAGGCGCGGGGGGAGTGGGGCGTGCTGCTCGTGCGCAAGGGCGGCTTCGCCGTCGCACGGATGGGCGGTTCCACCCTGGTCGAGCACAAGATCGGCCAGCGGCACGTGCAGGGGCGCACCAAGGCGGGGGGCCAGAGCCAGCAGCGCTTCGCCCGGCGTCGGGACAACCAGGCCCGGCAGGCCTACGAGGCGGCCGCCGACCACGCGGCGCGGATCCTCGGCGGCGTACGCCTCGTCGTCACCGGCGGCGACCACACGGCCGTCGACGCCGTGCTGACCGACCAACGGCTGTCGTCGGTCACGGTCGTGGACCCCTGGCTGGCGGTGCCCGACCCGCGGCGGGCGGTGCTGGACAAGGCGATCCTGGACGCGCAGGCGCTCGCCGTCGACGTGACCAACGCCTGA
- a CDS encoding ABC transporter ATP-binding protein, which produces MSSTIEVRGLVKSFGSARALDGLDLDVAPGEVHGFLGPNGAGKSTTIRVLLGLLRSNGGTASVFGLDPWRDATDIHRRLAYVPGDVSVWPNLSGGETIDLLLRMRDLDPRSTRRNDLLERFELDPTKKGRAYSKGNRQKVALVAAFAAPTDLLILDEPTSGLDPLMEQVFNECLAEHKAAGTTVLLSSHILSEVERLANRVTIIRSGRTVESGSLDELRHLRRNRVRAEISGPVPDLAGLDGVHDVAVDGRVVSASVDPAGLPPLLNALHHAGVVSLTSSPPTLEELFLDAYRTSP; this is translated from the coding sequence GTGAGCAGCACCATCGAGGTTCGTGGCCTCGTCAAGAGCTTCGGCAGTGCTCGGGCCCTCGACGGCCTCGACCTCGACGTCGCGCCCGGCGAGGTGCACGGCTTCCTCGGACCCAACGGAGCGGGCAAGTCCACCACGATCCGGGTGCTGCTCGGGCTGCTGCGCAGCAACGGCGGCACCGCCTCGGTGTTCGGGCTGGACCCGTGGCGCGACGCCACCGACATCCACCGACGCCTCGCCTACGTGCCCGGTGACGTCAGTGTCTGGCCCAACCTGTCCGGCGGCGAGACCATCGACCTGCTCCTGCGGATGCGTGACCTCGACCCGCGCTCGACTCGCCGCAACGACCTGCTGGAGCGGTTCGAGCTGGACCCCACGAAGAAGGGGCGTGCCTATTCCAAGGGCAACCGGCAGAAGGTCGCTCTCGTCGCTGCTTTCGCCGCGCCCACCGACCTGCTGATCCTCGACGAGCCCACCTCCGGCCTGGACCCGCTGATGGAGCAGGTCTTCAACGAGTGCCTCGCCGAGCACAAGGCCGCGGGCACGACCGTCCTGCTCTCGAGCCACATCCTCAGCGAGGTCGAGCGGCTGGCGAACCGGGTGACGATCATCCGCAGCGGGCGGACCGTCGAGTCGGGGTCGCTCGACGAGCTGCGCCACCTTCGGCGCAACCGGGTCCGGGCCGAGATCTCCGGTCCCGTCCCCGACCTCGCGGGACTGGACGGCGTGCACGACGTCGCGGTCGACGGACGCGTCGTCTCCGCCTCGGTCGACCCCGCCGGACTGCCGCCGCTCCTGAACGCCCTCCACCACGCCGGCGTCGTCTCGCTGACCAGCTCACCGCCCACCCTCGAGGAGCTGTTCCTCGACGCCTACCGGACCTCGCCGTGA